The Candidatus Dormiibacterota bacterium DNA segment ACCGCTCCGGCGGCACCGGGGTCACCCTCTCGACGGTGCACCGGGTCAAGGGCGAGGAGTGGGACCTGGTCTGCATCGCCGACGTGCGCCGCGGGATGATGCCCCACCGCCTCGCCGCGGACGTCGAGGAGGAGCGGCGCATCCTCCACGTCGCCCTGACCCGGGCGCGCGAGCAGGTGCTGGTGCTCACCGACGCCGCCCGCCCCAGCAGCTTCGTCGCCGAGCTGCTCGAGCCGTCGGCGGGGGCGGGATGGTCCGCCGTTCCTCACAACGCACCCGCCGAGCGGCGTCACGGGTGAATTGCTGACCCCCGCAGCCGATCTCTGAGGTGATGAAAAATGCGCCGGAGGCGCTCCACCTCGTACCTCGACGTGCCCAGCATTCACGAGAAGCGAGCGAAGCGAGCGTCGCCGGCGAGTGCCGGCGTGGAGGGGGCGCGCCTCGGCATCGCGCAAGCGAAGCGCCGCGCGATGTCTTTGGCGCGAACGGGGGAGGCGCAGCCTCCCCCGAGTCAACATCGATGGCGCCGAACGCACCGCCCGAGCCGCACACGCGCCGCTTCACCGCCGCTCCCGCCCGAACCTCTGTTCTGGTATTGTCCGCGCCATCGAGCAGCTGTTCGGTGACACAGAGAGCGGGGTGGTCCACCGGCTCGCCCGTCGGCGACGTACGGTCCACCGAGGCGAAGCCTCCGCGATCTCCCGACTGCAGCACCAGCTGCGGAACGTGGAGCTCGCCGCGGGGGGCGCGGCCGCCGAGTTGCTGCGCATCCTGAGCGACCAGCGCCAGGCGCTCCACGGCAGCGACCTCGAGGTGCTCGAGGATCTCGCCGACCGCATGGGCGAGGCCCGGGCCGCCGCCTGGCGCGGCGGTCAGGACGTGGTGCGCCTCCGCTCCCGGGACGGCTGATCCGGCCGGTCAACCTGCACTAGACTGGCCTCCCGCGCTCCGACCGACCTGGGAGAGCCGCCATGACCGAGGCCTCGTCGCACCCGCCGGGCATCCCCTCGTGGACCGACCTCACCACCTCCGACCTCGACGCCGCCATCGCCTTCTACACCGCACTCTTCGGCTGGGACGCGCAGAGGGCGGACGAGCCGGAGGCGGGCGGCTACACGATGCTCACCAAGAACGGCAGGTTCGTGGCCGGCATGGCGCCGGGTCAGGACCGGCCGCCGTCCTGGATGATGTACGTGACCACCGACGACGTCGACGCCACCACCGAGAAGGTCCGGGCGGCGGGCGGGACGGTGGCTCTGGAGCCGATGCAGGTGATGACCGCGGGGCGGATGGCGGTGTACATGGACCCGACCGGTGCGGCGTTCGCGGTGTGGCAGCCGGGTGACCACACCGGCGCGCAGCTGGTCAACGAGCCCGGCGCGCTGTGCTGGACCGAGCTGCAGACCCGTGATCCCGATGCCGCGACGGCGTTCTACGCGGCGGTGTTCGGCTGGGGCAGCGAGACCGCGACCGGGCCGATCCCGTACACCGAGTGGAAGCAGGACGGCCGGAGCATCGGCGGCATGATGCCGATGGGCGATCAGTTCCCCGCCGAGGTCCCCGCCCACTGGGTGGTGTACCTGGGCGCCACCGACGTCGACGCCGACACCGCCCGCGCCGTGGAGCTCGGCGGCAAGGTCTTGGTGCCGCCGATGGACATCCAGGAGGGCCTGCGCTTCTCCTGGATCACGGACCCGCAGGGCGCGCCCCTCGGCCTGCTGCGAATGACCGGCTGACCTTCGGGTCAGTCTCGCCGGTGGGCCGCATCAGTACTTGACGAATCCGGCCACAACGGCCTAAGGTGCTCTGGCCTCCACGTTCTGCACACGTCACACCAGAGGGAAGGGAAATGACGCACGGCGACAGCCGCACCCGTCGACAGCGTCCACGCGCACCCCGGGGGGTCTGCATCGGAGTGGGCGCGGTGCTCTCCGCCACCGGAGGCACCCTGCTCACCGTCGCCGCCGCCGGGGTGCTCGGTGGCGGCGCGCTGGTGACCACCGCGTTCGCGGGCGGACGTCCCCACGCCGCCGTGCAGTCGGTGGCACGCCCCGCAACCGGGGCCATCCCGCCGCCCGTGGTGGTCCCCCCTCCGGTGGTGCCGGCCTCGGTGCCCCCGGTCACCGGGGCCCACGTCGAGAGCGCCGGGCACGAGACCGCTCCGGTCACCGCGGTGGTCGCGGCCGCACCCGCCCCGCCCCCTCCCCCGGCGGTCGCCGCGCCACCGCCCCCGGTTCCGCCGCCCGCCCCGGTGCGGGCCCGCGCCATCGCCATCCCGGTGACCGGCGCCGCCGCCGGGGCGGCACCGCTCAGCGGCGCCGCGCTGCTCGGTGGCGGCGCGGTGCTGCTGGTGCGCAGCCTCCGCCGGCCGTCGCGGCGCCCCCTGACCCAGCCCTTCGACGACGCCATTCCCGCCTACTGGTAGAGGGCTGCCGCGGCCACTCGCCGCGACGCAATTGGCGCGTTCGTTCATGACGCACCTCGCCGCGCCAGCTCCGGAAATACAAGGGTGGCCTTGATCGGGGGGATTCGTGCATACTGAGCCGCGTCGGGCAGCCAGGGGTGGCGGGCCTGACGGATTGGATTGACCCGGTGCGCATATGCAGCCTGCGCAACGGGATATCGGTGATTGCCGAGTGCGTCCCCCCGCACCCGGTCATAGCTCTTGCTGCTTCATAAGGTTGGGGCGTCTCCGGAAGGAGACGCGCATTGAGGAGCGGGCATGTTCGCCTTCGGAAGTCCGGCGTCCATCGGCCGGCGCGCAGCCATCGGATCAGTCGTCGTCGCCATGCTGTCCGCCGGTGCACTGGCGGCCCGTCCGGCCGCCGCCGCCACGCCGGACGGCTCACCCGCCACCGGAGTTCTGGGAACGGTTCCCACGCTGCTCCGCGACGCGCTCGACCTCGGGCCGCTGGTGCCGCGGCCGCTCGACGTGACCATGGCGCTGCCGCTGCGGGACCAGGCGGGCCTGCGCTCGCTGATCGCCGCGCAGAACACCCCGGGGAATGCCGAGTACCACCACTTCCTCACCCCCGACCAGTTCGCGCAGCGCTTCGCGCCCGACCCCGCCACGGTGGCTCAGGTCACCGGCTGGGCGGCCTCGTCGGGACTGAGCGGGATCACCGTCTCGCCCAACCGGACCCTGGTGTCGATGCAGGGCGCGAGTGACCGCATCGGCAGCCTGCTCGGGATGCACCTCGAGAACTTCCTGAGCAACCACGGCTTCAGCTTCTTCGCGCCGTCGTCGGCGGCCACCCTGCCCGCGCAGCTCGCCGGCCGGGTCACCGCGGTGCTCGGGCTCAGCGACCTGCACAAGCTCAGCGTCGCCCACACCACCGCCGCGGTCGCCCCCGCCGCCGGCAGCGCCTTCAAGGGCTACGGGCCCCAGGAGTTCAACTCCTTCTACAACGCGCCGGCGCCGCATCCGACGGCGCACCGCGACGGCTTCGGCCAGACCCTGGCGATCCTCGCCGAGGGCGACCTGACCCAGCCCCGCGCCGACCTGCTCCAGTTCGAGAACCAGTACGGGCTCCCGCATGTGCCCTGGACCACCGTGCCGGTCGGCGCCGGGCCGTTCACCGACACCGCCGGGTCCCCGGAATGGGACCTCGACACCCAGTACTCGACCGCGTTCGCGCCCGCGGCGTCGAACCTGCTCGTCTACCAGGCCAAGTCGCTGGGCGACGCGGACATCCTCGCGGAGATCAACAAGTGGGTCACCGACAACCGCGCCGCCCAGGCGAGCGCGTCCTTCGGTGAGTGCGAGTCGCTGGCCCACGTCAGCGGCTTCGCCACCGCCGCCGACACCGCCCTGGCCCAGGCGGTCGCCCAGGGGCAGACGCTCTTCTCCTCCAGTGGCGACACCGGCTCCTTCTGCCCCTTCCTGGTCAGCCAGAACGGCCTGCCGATCGGGCTGCCCGGCCCCAACTACCCGGCCGCCAGCCAGTACGCGGTGAGCGTCGGCGGCACCACCCTCACCCCCGACGGCAAGGGCGGCGCCACCGAGACCGCGTGGCTCGCCGGCGGCGGCGGCCCCGCGCTCTTCGAGCCCACCCCCGCATGGCAGGCGGGAGCGGGCGGCAGCTTCCTCGGCGTCAACCGCGGCACCCCGGACGTCAGCCTCGACGCCGACCCCGCCTCCGGCTACGCGACGATCGTCAACGGCAAGCAGCTGGCGATCGGCGGCACCAGCGCAAGCTCGCCCGCGTGGCTGGGGATCTGGTCCCGGCTGCAGTCGTCGCACAACGGCGGCCTCGGCTTCGCCAACCCGACCCTCTACTCGCTCCCGGCGGCGGTCTTCCACGACATCACCCAGGGCTTCCAGGGGCTCTTCGTGGCCACCCCCGGCTGGGACTACACCACCGGGCGCGGCACCCCCGACATCGCCGCCCTGATCGCGGCGCTGGGCGGTGCCCCGGCCGCCGCCACGGCGCCCGCCCCCGCGGCGTCGCCGGTCCTCCCGGTGGCCCCGCCGGCACTGCCGGTGGCGCCCCCCGCGGCCTCGGCCCCGGCGTCGAACCCGCTCCAGTCGATCACCACCCTGCTGCTCGGCGGAACCGGGACCAGCGCGTCGCCCGGCGGCGGCCTGCTCGGCCTCGGCCTCCTGGGCGGACAGGGCTAGGTTTCCCGAGCGTCCCCAACGAGGCGGCGGAGGCCTGCCCTCCGCCGCCTCACCAGGGGGGGACGCCATCTGGGCACGACGCCGGTTGCCAGTGGCCGACGTTCCGCGTACGCTCCTAGCACGCCACGCACGAAGGAGTGCGGCGACTCCCGCGGCATGAGGATGATTCCCGAGCACAACGGACGCGGCGGCAACCACGGCCAGCCTGAGCCTGAGCAGGAGCCCGTCTGGGTCCAGGGGGTCAACTGTGGCCGCTGCGGCTGGCCGAACGCGCGCCAGGTGCAGCGCGGCATGCGGCGGGTCCAGTTCGTGTGCCAGTGGTGCGAGCAGTTCACCACCGCGGTGGTCGACCCCACGCTCAAGGGGATGATCGGCTTCTGATCGGGGGACGTCCCCCTCCCCCCCGGGTTCCCCCCCGGGGCGCAAATGCGCGGTGTCCTCCCCCATCACCTAGAACGGCGTGGTATGACTGCGAGAACCGGTACCCGGCGTGCGCCGCGGCCGGCCGTTTGGGAGGGCCTCGGCCGTGGGTTGGAAGAGGAACAAGTTCATTCTCTATCCAGTGGAGTTCCTCTGCGGGGTGGGGATCGTGGCGATGATGGCCGTCACCGGGCTGGTGAAGTCGGTCACGCTGCTCCCCGACTGGCAGCGCTACAAGAAGATCCGCAACATCTAGCCTGCACCGCCGCCCGGAGCCGGAGCGCTCCCGGCGCGGTGACCGGGACATCGCCACGCTCGAGGTGGCGCGCACCGCCTCGAGCGTGGCGCGGTCGCGTCCGCGCATCCCCTCGGCGCCCCTCCCCGGGGTCGCTTTCACAGTTGATGGTGGCATCACGCCTCCGCGGTGGGATAGATTGCCTCCAGTGGCGCGGAAGGGATGGAGGACGGTGTGCAGCCCACGCTCCGAGGTCTGGCGGCATTTCTCGGCGCCGCCGGCCTGCTCACCCTGGTCATCCCCCAGCCCGCCGGGGCACGCACGGACACCGGGTTCGTCAACGGCAGCGGCGCGGCGCGGGGCACGGCGTTGCGGCTCGCCCCGCACACCGGGGGGCTGACCTACGCCGTCACCACCGGCGACTCCCTGGCCTCCTACCAGGGCACCGAGGGGCGCGCCCAGGCCCAGGCGCTCGACCTCGGGATCTTCGGCCTGCTCCTGACCACGGTCTCGGCGTGCGGCCAGCAGCCGCTGCTCAAGCCCGACCAGGTGCCGGGGCCGGTGCAGGCGAACTCGAGCCACGGACCCGCCAGCAGCACCCACAGCTTCGCCGGCGGTGACGTCGCCGCGGGCGGCACCGAGACCGCCGCCGCCCGCCCCAACGGGTCCACCGCCGACGCCTCCAGCGCCACCCTCGACCTCCCCGGGGTGCTCAGCGTGGGCGCCGCCGTCAGCCACGCCGAGACCCGGCTGGTGCCCGGCCTCCGCCGTGAGGCGCACGCGGACGCTTCGATCGCCTCGGTGAGCCTCGCCGGCGGCGCGGTGCAGCTGCTCGGGCTGCACTGGGACGTCACCCAGCGCACCGGCGACACGCCGCTGCACGACGGCGGCTTCCACGTCGACGAGATCCGCATCGGCGGGCAGAGCCTGCCCGCGGGCCTGCTCGGTGGCGCGCCCGGCCCCGCGGAGCAGGTGGTGCAGTCGCTCGACGGAGCCAACCGGGCGCTCGCGCCCTTCGGCCTGCATCTCACCCCGCCGGCGGTGCGCACCCTCGGGGACGGCACCGTCGACGTCGGACCGCTGCGGATCAGCCTCGGCGGCACCACCCAGCTCTCCGAGCCGCTCGGCGCCGCCCTGGCCGCGGCGCAACCGGCCCGCGACCAGGTGGTGGCGACGTTCAAGGGCGACCCGCAGAACTGCCAGGACCCGCGCAGCGGGCTGGGACCGCTGGCCGGCGCCGGCCTGCTCGTCGGCGATATCGCCTACGGCGGCCTCACCGGCACCGGAGGCGTCGACGTCGACCTCGGTGGCGTCCACGCCACCACCGAGGGCATCGCCTATCGCAACCCCTTCGGCGACTTCCTGCCGCTGTCGCCCTTCGGAGGCACCACCGTCACCGACACCACCCCGCCCGCCGTGCTGACCCCGGTGGCGCCGCCCGCCCTCCCGCCCGGCCCGGCGGCGGCCGGCACCACGCTGATCACCCCCGCGACCGCGGGACGCAGCTTCACCGCGTGCGTCACCCCGGGCTCGTTCGGCCGCTCCGGCTGCAGCACCCACGACCTCGCCCGCGCCGCCGCGGTCGCCGGGCTGGGCGTCGCGGTGCTGCTCTTCGCCGGGGACGCGCTGCTCCTCTTCCGGCGCCGCCGGGGGGGGGTGGGGTCGTGAGCGGCGAGCGCGGCCGGCTGCCCGGCGCCGAGGGACGGCTGCTCCGCGGCTACGGGCCGCTGCTGGCGATGACCGTCGCCTTCGCGCTCATGGTCACCCTGGTGCCCACCGTCGCCCGCGAGCAGACCGTCGTCCACGACGGCACCGCCGCCGCGGGCAGCGTCACCACCGTCGGCCCGGGCACCGGCGCGCTGGCACCGGGGCCGGGCAGCGCGCCGGGCACCACCGGCCCCGGCGGCGGCACGTCGGTCACCCGCGGCGTCGCCGCCGCGCACACCAGCGGCTGCACCGACCGCCGCCAGCAGGTGCCGGGCGATCCCTACTCGCCGCCCTGCGTGCTCTTCAGCGGCGACAACGGGGGCGCCACCACCCGGGGCGTCACCAGGGACACGATCACCGTGGCGCTGCGCCAGACCGCCGATCCCGACCTCTCCACGACGATCTCCAAGATCACCGGGTCGGACCTCATCGACAGCAATGAGGACGCCACCCGCACCGCCCAGGGGCTGGTCGACTACTTCAACACGCGCTTCCAGTTCTACGGCCGCAAGATCAAGCTCGCCCCCTTCCAGGGTCACGGCGCGCTCACCCGCGAGCTCCTCGGCGCCGGGCAGGAGCAGGCCAACGCCGACGCCATCAAGGTGGCCAGCGAGGTCGGCGCCTTCGCCGACGCCACCGGCTTCACCGAGCCCTACTCCGACGCGCTGGCGCGGCAGAAGGTCATGGCCTTCGGCGCGCCGTACATGTCGCGCCAGTGGTTCCTCGACCGCCGGCCGTACGCGTGGAGCACCTTCACCGACTGCTCGCTGGTGGCGATGAGCAACTCCGACTGGTTGAACAAGCGGGTCCTGGGGAAGCCGGCGAAGTACGCCGGCGGCGACCTCCAGAACAAGCCGCGCAAGGTGGGCATCGTGGTGCCGGACAACCCCGAGTACCAGCAGTGCCTGCACGACGGGCTCAACGTCCTCCACCAGGCTGGCAACGACGCCTTGACGGTCAACTACTCGCTCGACCTCGCCAGCCTCTCCAACCAGGCGGCGAGCATCGTCGCCAAGCTGAAGGCGGCGGGGGTGACCTCGGTGGCGACCGCCACCGACCCCATCCTCCCCGTCTTCCTCACCGCCAAGGCGCACGAGCAGGGCTACTACCCGGAGTGGCTGGTGCAGGGCACCGCGTTCACCGACACCGACATCGCCGGTCAGCTCTACGACCAGAGCGAGTGGTCACACGCCTTCGGCATCAGCACCCTCGGCCCCCAGCTGCCCGAGCGCGCCGGCCTCGGCTACAACGCCTACAAGGCGGTGCGCAGCGACGAGCCGGCCCACAGCGTCGAGCTCATCTACTACCAGCTCTACATGATCGCCATGGGCATCCAGCTCGCCGGCCCCACGCTGACCCCGGGGAACTTCGAGCGGGGGATGTTCGCCTATCCCGGCGGCGCCGGTGAGGCGGGGACCTGGGGCTTCGGGCCGGGGCACTACACGCCCACCCAGGACTTCAAGGAGATCTGGTGGGACCCCAACCGGACCTCCACGTACAACGACAAACAGGGGACGTACCAGACCAGCGGGGACCGCTATCGACTGGGGAAGGTGCCGGCGGGCGACCCTCCAGTGTTCCGGTGAGCGGCCGCCGCATCGCGGCCGCCACCGCCGCCGTCACCGCCGCCGCGGTGCTGGTGGCGACCCAGGTGGCACCAGGCCGGGTGCCGCTGGGCATCGTCCTCCAGGGCGCCATCCTGGGGACCGGCACCGGCCTTCTCGCCGTCGGCCTGGTGCTCACCTACCGCGCGACCCGGGCGATCAACTTCGCCTACGGCGCCATCGGCGGGGTAGGAGCGGCGCTCGCGGTGGGCCTGCACCTCGGCCACGGGCTGCCCTGGCTGCTGGCGGTGCCGCTCGCGGTGGTGGTGGGGGTCGGGGTCGGCGGAGCCGTCGAGCGGCTGGTGATCCGCCGCTTCCGCGACGCGCCGCGGCTGGTGCTCACCGTGGCCACGATCGGCCTCGCCCAGCTGCTCGGCGGCGTCGAGCTGCTCATCCCCCAGGTGCTCGGCACCAACACGCTGGTGGGTGGATTCGAGACCCCTCTCAACCGCATCCACCTCACCGTCGACCCGATCATCCTCACCGGCAACGACCTGCTGATCCTCGCGGTGGTGCCGGTCGTGCTGGGGGCCCTCTCCTGGTTCCTGCTCCGCACCGAGGCGGGGATGGCGATCCGCGGCATCGCCGAGAACGCCGACCGCGCTCGCCTGCTCGGCATCCCCGTCGGCCGGCTCTCGCTGCTGGTCTGGCTGATCGCCGGCGGCTTCGCCGCGCTCACCGTGACCCTCACCGCGCCGGGCTCGGGCCTGACCATCGACGCCGCCGCCGGCGCGACGCTGCTGCTGCCCGCGCTCGCCGCCGCCGTGGTCGCCGACCTCGAGTCGCTGCCCGCGGCGTTCGGGGTCGGGGTCGGCCTCGGCGTCGTCGACCAGGTGGTGCGCTGGAACATCGACAAGCAGGCCACCGAGACGGTGGTGTTCCTGGTGGTGATCATGGTGGCGCTGCTGGTCCGCCACCGCCGCACCAGCCGGGTCGACGCCGACCTCTCCAGCTGGTCGATCGCCTCCGGCGCCCGTCCCATCGCCGCCGCCCTGCGCCGGCTGCCCGAGGTGCGGATCGCCCGGGGGCTGACGGTGGCGGCCGTCGCGGCGGCGGCGCTGCTGCTGCCCGCGCTGGCGTCGCCGAGCCAGCTCGACCAGGCGAGCATCTGGCTCATCTACGGGCTGGTGGCGGTCTCGCTGGTGGTGCTCACCGGCTGGGGCGGCACCGTGAGCCTGGGCCAGATGGGCATCGTCGGGGTCGGCGCGCTGGTCGCGGGCAACCTGATCAGCCGCTGGAACGTCGACCTCTTCCTCGCCCTCGGCGGCGGCGCGATCGCCGGTGGGCTGGTGGCGCTGCTCGTGGGCCTGCCCGCGCTGCGGGTGCGCGGCCTCTTCCTCGCGGTGACCACCCTCGCCTTCGCGGTCGCCGTCGACTCCTTCTTCCTCAACCCCGCCAACTTCCGCACCCTGATCTTCGAGGACTTCGAGCGCCCGGTGCTCTGGCATCGCTTCGACCTGCGCAGCGAGCGCTCGCTGTACCTGGTCTGCCTGGGGGTGCTGGTGCTCACCGTGCTGCTGGTGCACGGGCTGCGCCGGGCGCGCAGCGGCCGGGCGATGATCGCGGTGCGCGACAACCAGCGCGGCGCGGCGGCGATCGCGGTGCCGGCGGTGCGCACCCGGCTGACCGGGTTCGTGGTCGCGGGGGTCATCGCCGGGGTGGCCGGCGCGCTCCACGCCACGGTGCTGCGCAGCATCGGCTTCCACACCTACGAGACCTCGCTCAGCCTTCTCGTCTTCTCGATGGCGGTGATCGGCGGTCTCGGCTCCATCGGCGGCGCGCTCAGCGGCGTCGCCCTCGTCGAGCTCTCCGGCTACCTGTTCCCGAAGCTGCAGCTGATCATCACCGGCGTCGGCATGCTCATCGTGCTGCTGGTGATCCCGGGCGGCCTCGCCGAGGCCGCCGAGCGCGCCCGCGACCGCCTGCTCGCGCTGCTGGCCCGGCGCCGGGGCATCGACCTGACCCGGGCCGCGGACGCGTCCCGCACCGAGCCCGACCCGGTCGCCACTCCCGTGGCCGCCGCCACCGGCGGCGCGGCGCGGCCGGCGCTGCTGAGCTGCGCCGGCGTCGACGCCGGCTACGGCTCGCTCCAGGTGCTCTTCGGCGCCGAGCTGTCGGTCGCCGAGGGCGAGATCCTCGCCCTGCTCGGCACCAACGGCGCCGGCAAGTCGACGCTGCTCCGGGCGGTGGCCGGGCTGCTCGACATCAGCGCCGGCCGCATCGAGTTCGACGGCGCCACCGTGCACGGGCACGCCGAGCGGCTCGCCGGCCGCGGGCTGGCGCTCATGCCCGGCGGCCGCGGCGTCTTCCCCGGCCTCACCGTGGCCGAGAACCTCCGCCTCGCCTGCTGGCTGCTGCGCTCCGACCGCGCCGCGGTCGACACCGCCGTCGAGCGCTGCCTCTCCCTGTTCGGGGCGCTCCGCGGGCGGCTGGGCATCCGCGCCGGCGAGCTCTCCGGCGGTGAGCAGCAGATGCTCTCGCTGGCGATGGCGCTGGCCACCGGCCCGCGGCTGCTCTGCATCGACGAGCTCTCGCTCGGGCTCGCACCCGCGGTGGTGGGACAGCTGGTCGAGACGGTGCGCGACATCCACCGCGGCGGCACCACCGTGGTGGTGGTCGAGCAGTCGGTCGACGTCGCCCTGCAGCTCGCCGAGCGTGCCGTGTTCCTCGAGAAGGGTCACGTGCGCTTCAGCGGTCCCACCGCCGAGCTGACCCGCCGCCCCGACCTGCTCCGCGCGGTGTTCCTCGGACGCCAGCAGGACGGCGCCCTCGGCGGCGAGACCGGCGCCGCCGCCGCCCCGGCACGGGGGATGCGGCTGGAGTGCACCGGGCTCACCCGCCGATTCGGCGGCATCGTCGCCGTCGACAGGGTCGACCTCACCGTCGAGCCCGGCGAGGTGGTGGGGCTGATCGGCCACAACGGCGCGGGCAAGACCACCCTGTTCGACGTGGTCACCGGCTTCCTCGACGCCCAGGGCGGACGCGTCCTCCTCGGCGGCGAGGACATCAGCGACCGGCCGCCGCACCGCCGTGCCCTCGCCGGCCTCGGCCGCTCCTTCCAGGAGGCGCGCCTCTTCCCGTCGCTCACCGTCGCCGAGACCATCGCGGTGGCGCTGGAGCGGCATCTGGCCAACCGTGACCCGATCGCGGCCGCGCTACGGCTGCCCGCCTCCACCGACGCCGAGGCGGCGGCGGCGCGACGCGTCGACGAGCTGGTGACCGCGCTGGGGCTGCGCGCCTATCGCGACACCCCGTGCGGCGAGCTCTCGACCGGCACCCGGCGGGTGGTCGAGCTCGGCTGCGTGCTCGCCCAGGACCCGGCGGTGGTGCTCCTCGACGAGCCCTCCGCGGGGATGGCGCAGCGCGAGACCGAGGCCCTGGCGCGGCTGCTCCGCACCGTCCACGCCCAGACCGGCTGCTCGATGCTGGTGATCGAGCACGACATGGCGCTGCTCTCCTCGCTCTGCG contains these protein-coding regions:
- a CDS encoding VOC family protein, yielding MTEASSHPPGIPSWTDLTTSDLDAAIAFYTALFGWDAQRADEPEAGGYTMLTKNGRFVAGMAPGQDRPPSWMMYVTTDDVDATTEKVRAAGGTVALEPMQVMTAGRMAVYMDPTGAAFAVWQPGDHTGAQLVNEPGALCWTELQTRDPDAATAFYAAVFGWGSETATGPIPYTEWKQDGRSIGGMMPMGDQFPAEVPAHWVVYLGATDVDADTARAVELGGKVLVPPMDIQEGLRFSWITDPQGAPLGLLRMTG
- a CDS encoding S53 family peptidase yields the protein MLSAGALAARPAAAATPDGSPATGVLGTVPTLLRDALDLGPLVPRPLDVTMALPLRDQAGLRSLIAAQNTPGNAEYHHFLTPDQFAQRFAPDPATVAQVTGWAASSGLSGITVSPNRTLVSMQGASDRIGSLLGMHLENFLSNHGFSFFAPSSAATLPAQLAGRVTAVLGLSDLHKLSVAHTTAAVAPAAGSAFKGYGPQEFNSFYNAPAPHPTAHRDGFGQTLAILAEGDLTQPRADLLQFENQYGLPHVPWTTVPVGAGPFTDTAGSPEWDLDTQYSTAFAPAASNLLVYQAKSLGDADILAEINKWVTDNRAAQASASFGECESLAHVSGFATAADTALAQAVAQGQTLFSSSGDTGSFCPFLVSQNGLPIGLPGPNYPAASQYAVSVGGTTLTPDGKGGATETAWLAGGGGPALFEPTPAWQAGAGGSFLGVNRGTPDVSLDADPASGYATIVNGKQLAIGGTSASSPAWLGIWSRLQSSHNGGLGFANPTLYSLPAAVFHDITQGFQGLFVATPGWDYTTGRGTPDIAALIAALGGAPAAATAPAPAASPVLPVAPPALPVAPPAASAPASNPLQSITTLLLGGTGTSASPGGGLLGLGLLGGQG
- a CDS encoding ATP-binding cassette domain-containing protein, encoding MSGRRIAAATAAVTAAAVLVATQVAPGRVPLGIVLQGAILGTGTGLLAVGLVLTYRATRAINFAYGAIGGVGAALAVGLHLGHGLPWLLAVPLAVVVGVGVGGAVERLVIRRFRDAPRLVLTVATIGLAQLLGGVELLIPQVLGTNTLVGGFETPLNRIHLTVDPIILTGNDLLILAVVPVVLGALSWFLLRTEAGMAIRGIAENADRARLLGIPVGRLSLLVWLIAGGFAALTVTLTAPGSGLTIDAAAGATLLLPALAAAVVADLESLPAAFGVGVGLGVVDQVVRWNIDKQATETVVFLVVIMVALLVRHRRTSRVDADLSSWSIASGARPIAAALRRLPEVRIARGLTVAAVAAAALLLPALASPSQLDQASIWLIYGLVAVSLVVLTGWGGTVSLGQMGIVGVGALVAGNLISRWNVDLFLALGGGAIAGGLVALLVGLPALRVRGLFLAVTTLAFAVAVDSFFLNPANFRTLIFEDFERPVLWHRFDLRSERSLYLVCLGVLVLTVLLVHGLRRARSGRAMIAVRDNQRGAAAIAVPAVRTRLTGFVVAGVIAGVAGALHATVLRSIGFHTYETSLSLLVFSMAVIGGLGSIGGALSGVALVELSGYLFPKLQLIITGVGMLIVLLVIPGGLAEAAERARDRLLALLARRRGIDLTRAADASRTEPDPVATPVAAATGGAARPALLSCAGVDAGYGSLQVLFGAELSVAEGEILALLGTNGAGKSTLLRAVAGLLDISAGRIEFDGATVHGHAERLAGRGLALMPGGRGVFPGLTVAENLRLACWLLRSDRAAVDTAVERCLSLFGALRGRLGIRAGELSGGEQQMLSLAMALATGPRLLCIDELSLGLAPAVVGQLVETVRDIHRGGTTVVVVEQSVDVALQLAERAVFLEKGHVRFSGPTAELTRRPDLLRAVFLGRQQDGALGGETGAAAAPARGMRLECTGLTRRFGGIVAVDRVDLTVEPGEVVGLIGHNGAGKTTLFDVVTGFLDAQGGRVLLGGEDISDRPPHRRALAGLGRSFQEARLFPSLTVAETIAVALERHLANRDPIAAALRLPASTDAEAAAARRVDELVTALGLRAYRDTPCGELSTGTRRVVELGCVLAQDPAVVLLDEPSAGMAQRETEALARLLRTVHAQTGCSMLVIEHDMALLSSLCDRLVALELGAVIAAGAPEAVLHDPRVVASYLGGGRSGSNGTASRELTGSPRLEAPGSVA